A single window of Watersipora subatra chromosome 11, tzWatSuba1.1, whole genome shotgun sequence DNA harbors:
- the LOC137408323 gene encoding facilitated glucose transporter protein 1-like — MSEKAEKDPLLGNVANPMANMESASAYPVVGVGDEVINRSYETPVCGKWMYFSVLASVIGTSFSYGYALGSLNTPTKVMQGAYKNWYNISSGGGDLSQSEITFLWSATVSIYCLGGVLSGCVSGFMADKFGRKRCMLVLNIVQVIAVALMFSSIWLHSYGVIIAGRFIYGLYGGFATVVCPLYLNEISPESMRGSVGSMNQMGVVVGLLLGQVIGLPQILGSPDYFYYILAIPIIPAVLHWAMLAVSPESPTWLYLKGNDREGARAALEKLRDMSVMTSVDGELEDYHRLELSAASEPQVSLKDMFTTYRWRPLAVASVMHASQQLGGINAVIFYSTIIFLGAGLTHDAAQYATLSLGGINIIMTLVSLVLVERLGRRTLHLYGMGGGFISLALLSTFLLFQALPGVEWMSYLCIIFVATYLIFWAVGPANIPWIYTAELFDMASRKWAISIAIAVNWSCNFLVGVSFPSIQLAMQNYAFLPFMAIIAICWTFLYSRALETKGRSALSITSHYKTVENISTLPVEERRHYRTFATT, encoded by the exons ATGTCTGAAAAAGCGGAGAAGGACCCTCTTCTTGGCAATGTAGCGAATCCTATGGCTAATATGGAGTCCGCGAGTGCCTACCCTGTGGTTGGTGTTGGAGATGAGGTCATTAACAGGTCATACGAGACTCCG GTGTGCGGCAAATGGATGTACTTTTCTGTGCTCGCTTCAGTCATTGGTACATCTTTCTCATATGGCTATGCTCTAGGTTCACTCAACACTCCCACTAAG GTTATGCAAGGCGCCTACAAAAATTGGTACAACATTAGCAGTGGTGGTGGTGATCTGTCACAATCGGAGATCACATTTCTCTGGTCTGCAACAGTGAGCATCTATTGTCTGGGTGGTGTACTCTCAGGATGTGTGAGTGGTTTTATGGCTGACAAATTTGGCAG GAAAAGGTGCATGTTGGTGCTGAATATCGTACAAGTGATTGCAGTTGCTCTCATGTTCTCTAGCATATGGCTGCACAGTTATGGAGTTATAATTGCAGGAAGATTTATATATGGTCTTTATGGAG GTTTCGCTACAGTTGTCTGCCCACTCTACTTGAATGAGATTTCACCGGAGTCTATGCGTGGCAGTGTTGGCTCAATGAACCAAATGGGTGTTGTTGTTGGTCTGTTGCTTGGCCAGGTCATCGGACTTCCCCAGATCCTCGGCTCGCCTGACTATTTCTACTATATTCTAG CTATACCCATAATTCCTGCTGTCTTGCACTGGGCTATGTTGGCAGTCAGCCCAGAGAGTCCTACTTGGCTCTATCTAAAAGGAAATGATAGGGAAGGTGCCCGAGCAG CACTGGAGAAACTTAGAGATATGTCTGTTATGACATCAGTAGATGGGGAACTCGAAGACTATCACCGTCTTGAACTTTCTGCAGCTTCAGAGCCACAA GTGAGCCTAAAAGACATGTTTACAACGTACAGGTGGCGCCCTCTGGCCGTTGCCTCTGTCATGCACGCATCGCAACAGCTTGGTGGAATCAATGCT GTTATCTTCTACTCCACCATAATATTTCTTGGAGCTGGTCTCACCCATGACGCTGCTCAGTATGCTACTCTTTCACTCGGAGGCATCAACATCATCATGACTCTGGTCAGTCTGGTCCTTGTAGAGCGACTCGGTAGGAGAACCCTGCATCTCTATGGAATGGGAGGAGGTTTtatctctctcgctctccttTCCACATTCCTCCTTTTTCAG GCGCTGCCCGGGGTTGAGTGGATGAGCTACCTTTGCATCATCTTTGTCGCTACATACTTGATCTTCTGGGCTGTCGGGCCAG CCAACATTCCTTGGATCTATACAGCAGAGCTGTTTGATATGGCGTCCAGGAAGTGGGCTATCAGCATAGCCATAGCGGTCAATTGGTCTTGCAACTTTCTTGTGGGTGTCTCCTTTCCATCTATTCAG CTCGCAATGCAGAATTATGCCTTCCTACCTTTTATGGCTATTATTGCCATATGCTGGACATTTCTCTACTCGCGAGCGCTGGAGACTAAGGGACGATCAGCCCTTAGCATCACCTCTCACTACAAAACTGTTGAGAACATTAGCACTCTCCCCGTGGAAGAGAGAAGGCATTATAGAACATTTGCTACGACCTAA